Proteins encoded together in one Lachnospiraceae bacterium JLR.KK008 window:
- a CDS encoding DUF4867 family protein — protein MKIYKVTDPEFRKYGQLLEGYDFTEIIGKMQEMPLPADDVVYEPSVKELEELAIFAELKSRGFGESPIQIGYCNGNNHKLNALEYHRGSEINIGATDMIVLLGKQEELNEDYTYDTSLVKAFLIPKGVGVEFFATTLHYAPCNAQEGGFRGVVVLPKGTNYPLSDEHKGGKEDALLAATNKWLIGHKEGGLPEGSFLGLIGENITV, from the coding sequence ATGAAGATTTATAAAGTGACAGACCCGGAATTCCGGAAATACGGGCAGCTTCTTGAGGGTTATGATTTCACGGAAATTATCGGAAAAATGCAGGAAATGCCGCTTCCAGCAGATGATGTTGTCTATGAACCTTCCGTAAAAGAACTGGAAGAGCTTGCAATCTTTGCAGAGTTAAAGAGCCGGGGATTTGGAGAAAGTCCGATTCAGATTGGATATTGCAATGGCAACAACCATAAGCTGAATGCGCTTGAGTATCACAGAGGTTCTGAGATCAATATTGGCGCTACCGATATGATCGTATTGTTAGGAAAACAAGAAGAATTAAATGAAGATTATACATATGACACTTCTTTAGTAAAAGCATTTTTGATTCCCAAGGGCGTAGGTGTGGAATTTTTTGCGACTACACTTCATTATGCTCCCTGCAATGCGCAGGAAGGAGGATTCCGCGGCGTTGTCGTACTTCCGAAAGGTACGAATTATCCCTTATCTGATGAACACAAGGGAGGAAAAGAAGATGCGCTGCTGGCTGCAACAAACAAATGGCTGATCGGACATAAGGAAGGAGGCCTTCCTGAAGGCAGCTTCCTCGGTTTGATCGGTGAAAATATTACTGTATAG